From the genome of Candidatus Binatia bacterium:
GGCGGAATCCAACTCGTTCGTGTCGCGCTTCTACAAGGTGCGCGATCGCGCCGAGTCGTTCATCGACGCCGAGACCCTGATCTCGCGCCGCTTCGTGAAGCACCTGCGCGAAGGCGGGTTCAAGCAGGACCTCGACGTGCGCTTCGAGCAGGAGCAGAAGAAGGCGGTCTACGCCGGCGGGCCCACGGTGGACGTGCCGGCGCAGGTGCACGACGTGCTGTCGGCGTTCTACTACGTCCGCACGCGTCCGCTGCCGATCGGGAGCTCCTTCACCATCCCGACCCACGACAACCGCAAGTCGTACGCGATGGAAGTGAAGGTCCTGAAGCGGGAGCGGATCGAGGTCCCGGCGGGGAAGTTCGATTGCATTCTCGTCGAGCCCGTGCTCAAGTCCGAAGGCGTGTTCCAGTCCAAGGGAAGCATCTTCGTCTGGCTCACCGACGACGAGCGGCGGATCCCGGTGCTCGTGAAGAGCAAGGTTCCGGTCGGCTCGATCTCGGTCAGCCTGACCGACATGCGGCTCTCCTTCGAGCGGACGCGATGAGGAACCCGCTGGATCCGAAGGCGGGGCGCTCGCGCCACGAGCGGATCGACCTTCGCGGCGTGCGCACCGTGCCGGTGGACAAGCGCCCGAGCAAGGTGCGCGTGGAGCAGTTCGCGCCGGCGCCCGATCCCGCCGCGCCGATCGCCTCCCTGGACCAGTTCCTGCCCGACCTCCTGACCGGGAGCGCGCTCCGCGAGCTGCTCGAGCACTGGGTGCTCGCGCGGAACGCCGGGCGGCCCGCGGTCGCCATGATCGGCGGGCACGTGGTGAAGACCGGCGTGCAGCGCCCGCTCCTCTCCCTGATGGAGGCGGGGGCGTTCACCGCCCTCGCCATGAACGGGGCGGCCGCCATCCACGACTTCGAGATCGCCTTCTTCGGCGCGACCTCCGAGCCGGTGGAGGAGACGCTCCTGACCGGGCAGTTCGGGCTGGTCGAGGAGACGCCGATCCTCATGAACCAGGCGGTCAAGGAGGGGCTGAAGCGCGGGCTGGGGATGGGCGAGTCGCTGGGGGAGTTCATCCTCGACGCCGAGGCGCCGCACGCCTCGCTCAGCCTGCTCGGGCAGGCCGTCGCGCGCGACCTTCCCGTGACGGTGCACGTGGCGTTCGGCACCGACACCATCCACCAGCATCCCTCGTTCGACCCCGCCGCCACCGGCGCGGCCACGCACGCCGACTTCACGATCTTCGCGGCGGCGCTCCGGGAGATCGAGGACGGCGTGGTGTTCAACTTCGGCTCGGCGGTGATCATGCCGGAGGTGTTTCTCAAGGCGCTCTCCACCGTCCGAAACCTCGGCCACCCCGCCGCGCGCTTCGTCGCCGCCTCCTTCGACCAGATCCGGCACTACCGCCCCGAGAAGAACGTGCTGGAGCGGCCGCTTCGCGCCGGCGGCAAGGGGTTCGCGTTCGTGGGCCCGCACGAGCTCTGGATCCCGCTCCTCGCCGCGCTCTACCTGGGACGCGCGCCCCACGCGCGATGACGCGGCCCCGGGCGTGGCTGACGCTCCTGGGGCTCGCGATGAGCGCCGCGGCGGTGGCGCTCCTCCTCCGCTCCATCGACGCGGCGGACACCTGGCGCCGCCTCCGGGCCGCCGATCCGCTCTGGTTCCTGGGCGCCTGCGCGGTGACGACGGCCAGCTACGTGGTCCGGGCCGTCCGCTGGGGAGAGCTCCTCTCCACCACCGCGCGCCCCTCCTTCCGGCGGCTTTTCTCCGCGACGATGATCGGGTTCCTGGCGATCAACACCCTTCCGGCCCGTCTGGGAGAGCTGGTCCGCGCCTACGCCCTGTCCCGGTCGGAGCGGATCTCGACGGCGACCGTCCTCGGTTCTGTCGCCGTGGAGCGACTGCTCGACCTCGCGGCGCTGGGTGTTTTCTGGTCGCTGTCGCTGGGGGTTGCTTCTCTGCCCGCCTGGTTCCGGTGGAGCGGATTCGTCACGCTGGGGCTCACGGTGGCCGCGGCCGCCGGGCTCCTGGCCCTGCACCGCTTCGGCGGCTGGCGGGCGCTGGGCGCGGAGAACGGCATCCTGCGCCGCCTTCCCGAGAAGCCCCGGCGCGCCCTCGCGGCGGCCATTCCCGCGTTCGGGGAGGGGGTGCGCAGCCTCGCCAGCCCTTCGATCCTGATCCGGGCCGGCCTCC
Proteins encoded in this window:
- a CDS encoding DUF3108 domain-containing protein, yielding MPTPYGRSLPIAILTALACAGALGGLVAAVRAQTDAPGAVASALAADSLGDGGASADTSGFGPYVTAEERKRFARVPWRIGEYFQFSIDWNGLNGGSSLMQVQNLHTIDGHRVYRIVTKAESNSFVSRFYKVRDRAESFIDAETLISRRFVKHLREGGFKQDLDVRFEQEQKKAVYAGGPTVDVPAQVHDVLSAFYYVRTRPLPIGSSFTIPTHDNRKSYAMEVKVLKRERIEVPAGKFDCILVEPVLKSEGVFQSKGSIFVWLTDDERRIPVLVKSKVPVGSISVSLTDMRLSFERTR
- a CDS encoding lysylphosphatidylglycerol synthase transmembrane domain-containing protein, giving the protein MTRPRAWLTLLGLAMSAAAVALLLRSIDAADTWRRLRAADPLWFLGACAVTTASYVVRAVRWGELLSTTARPSFRRLFSATMIGFLAINTLPARLGELVRAYALSRSERISTATVLGSVAVERLLDLAALGVFWSLSLGVASLPAWFRWSGFVTLGLTVAAAAGLLALHRFGGWRALGAENGILRRLPEKPRRALAAAIPAFGEGVRSLASPSILIRAGLLTAAMWIVTAAVFLMTGAALGMALPLWAPCLLAFIVCVGIMVPSSPGFVGVMEGACVVGLGLTGVRGPEALAYGVLYHATQLAPLVLLGTWYAVREHVGGEVLHGVPEAPPPADRKNRRH